GACTGTATTTTGTAGCAGGTCAAAAGGGTTTTCACAGCTAGTACAGACACGGTTAAGAAATTAATCAAGTACCAGCATCATTGTGGCTTCAAGCCTAGAAATATCTCAACATTGCACCATTGTTCATCTAAACAAATCCTAGCAAGGATTCAGCATAGGAATGCTGCTTGACGTTCTATATAGTATTACCTTTGTCTTCATATCTCATATAGTATTACCTCTACAATACATCCAGATTTCTTGGACGTTTCTTGAAAAAATCAGAACAATCTGTGCCTGTGTTCTGCATTTTCATTCAAACCTATCAGTTCTTAATTGAATTGCTCTTCTTCTACTACTGTATAAAAAGCAGAGTTCTGTTCATGGGCACTCATTATCTTGAATTATTGCTGAACTGGTGGCTAATTAGAGCTGTGCCCATCCTTACAGGAAATTGAAAAGCCATAAATGTGGTTTGGTATATGGCTGAATCCAAAGACTTTGAATGCACAAGTGTAGTGGCGATGGATGTCTTTGGGCCCAATGCAATGACTTCTCGCCAAAAATGAACTGGAAAATCATGAACTGCTTCAGAAAAAGGGTGCCAACCAACATGATATTTGACTGCAAAAATGGTGGAACATGCCTCTCACCTCTGGCCTCTATCCTCAGCTCTCTCTGATTTACAGGGTTTCTGGGCCATCCATGTGTAACTTGCTTCAAGTTCGGATCTTGGGCTGCTACTTCACTTTTCTTGTTCGTCTTCAAAGTCCATAATGTGTTCCCGCAATTTTCGGAGACAACATCTAATTGATTGGCTGTGATTGAATGAAATGTCAGTCCAACATTGCTTAGATAGCATGACTATtctacatatttattttaaatatataaataaataaatattatatttattatatataattaagtattattttatctataatttaaaattaattaatcacataatgatatagataaatatatattaatttatttacttaaaatgaatacatataattttattaataaatatacccgtaaaaaaaaaaccctaaattttaaattttaatagaatttggttAGAATAATGATATCTATATAGAACTTGTGCAAATGTATCAaataaattgagtcaaatttagactaattcaaccaaaactcttttttttttttttatcagatGGACATTTTTCTGTTGGCCAAATTCGACCAATACTTGACTAATAGTTTTCTTTATACATTGGCCATATATTTATTGGTTAAAACTATAGTTTTGACCAAAAAATACAAgattaaaatactatttttttctcattacaACCCATAGGTCTGATTAAAAAACCTGGCTATAAAATCCTAAAAGCtcttaatttaacaataaataccATATCAACCCACcatcttcaaaattaaaagttcaaaaaagatattttatatttcaaaatataataggaATAAAAAGATTTAGTGAAAAACTTATCCAATACGAAAGACAAGTGAAGATGTAAAGCTGTAAAGATAAAGTAAATATAAAGCGGTGACTTTAAAAAGTCAggaaaaagtttcaaaatttagtctaattttgaatttatattcatcataaataaaaaatttaaatacttatttatagactaattattattcaaatttttagttagagataagaataaaattattattttatctataaaccctaaaattttgaaatctatATCATTTCTCCtctcccaaattttaaaaactaaactttaacatatctcaaagtttgaaaactttatatttcaCCCCTATGGTTTTCATTTTGATCGACATCTGACATTTTTCATCTATCTCTCAAATCTAGCTACGAAAGAAAGCTGTTTAGATATAACAACAAATGATGATGAAGCATTATCCTTCGTTATCATCAAGTCTTTGTTGTCATAGCCAAGTTTTTGTTGTTTAGAAGACTCAacgacgacgaaggatgacaaaGCGTTGTCTTTCGTTGAGTCTTCTTGATCTGAATAATGAAGGGACATCCTTCGTCGTAAAAGACCTTTGCTTCTTCCTGATTGTCAGTCAATTCTCTAAGTTATTAGAGATGAAACCTGGAAAGGaggaaaatgtaaatttttcgAAATTTAATCATAGagggtaaatgtgagtttttcaaactaaaaaaaaaaaatataatttttttttagtttaagatttaaagataaaatgataattttacccctatttttaattaaaaatttaaacgatagttaattcataaataaatgtttaaatttttcatctgttgtgaatgtgattttaaattaaaattaaaacttaagtaaaaaattgaatagcaTAATAAGATTGGAATACATACCAAATCCAAATATTTAGAGACGATAAATAAAATGACATGGGATATTTGTTTAAGTAGTTGATATAGCTAATCTAACTCGAACAAATTGTAGGCTTTCCAGTTGTTTCAGCCATCTACCATCTGCCAATTGAACGTGGCATCCACTAGCCGTCACGTACAACGTACGGCTTCTATGCAATAGTCTAATAGCCAACCTCAGCAACGCCGTCAAGTAACGgcacaaactttttttttttggtccttCTCTTTTCACTAGTTCACTGAGCTTCACTTCACTTCCATTAGAAGCAAATGGTTTCATTTTCACGAACCGAAACTATTACTGGAAACGTCGACGTtctgagtaatttttttaaactgtttttgGCTAATGAGGTTTCAAATTATTCCATCTCGGTCTTTGATGGTCTCGTTCTAGGGCTCTGATTTACTGAACTGAGCACAGACCTCTTTTGTATCCTCTATGGCAATCAGAGGCGTCTATTTTAAGTGGTTAGTTTTAATCTTTCTGTACGAATTTCTTTTGCATTTATTAATCTTtgttattttaagatataaatgtaataaataaatgtgaatttttattattgcagGTACGATGGAGTTTTCTTGTCGATGCTCGCGACAAGTGTGTATCCTTTtgattcttaatttattgttttaactTTTGGTTTCCAAGCAatgtaagaaaagaaaagaagttgaaCTTATTTTTTAGTGCTTATCTATGAATGGAGTGTCGAAAGCTTGTTTAGGTTTACACTGGGTGGATTTATTGAAGTTTTATAAGCTTATGAGTGTTCTTCCTTAATGATTCTTTTGCTGTTAGAATCATTGTTGCAATCAATTGGAAGGGTTACCATCTTTGTACATACCCATTGCACATATGGATCATGGTGGGTTTCTGAAGTTTGAGGAAATTTAATGGATTGAATTTTGGATTTCTGCTTAGTGTTTATATTTGTAAGTTGAAGTTTTCTCGCGATTCATCGCTTCTTGTTTATTCTTCAGGTTGATTACACTACTGTGTTTTTTTTTCGCCTGTTGATGTTTGTAGATAATGGACTAGCTGCCGGAATGGGATTGTGAGTATAAGAGgtttctgctttttttttttgtgattactTTTTGGATATCATTGTCGAATTATCAATACTTGAACTGTAAATGTTCTCttctattgtaattttttttttcttttggtaataTAGCtaaattttacataatatatCTTTCTTTGACTTTACATGCTTTCAGGGATTTTGGGTGGCAGCAGAGATATGCTCGTTTCTGTGGAAGAGTAGTGGTTCTTTCAATTCTATCTCTGATGCTTTATCCATTTCTCTGGGCCTGGACTATAGTCGGTACCTTGTGGTTCACACATGCAAGAAATTGTGTTAGTGTTCTATTTTCCAATTTTTGGAAGTTGGCTTGATCTGCAAACACTCTTAATGCTTGAAATAATGTCACTGAATGCTTGCAGTTGCCAGAAACAGGACAGAAATGGGGTTTCCTTATTTGGTTGGTTTTCAGCTACTGTGGACTTCTTTGCATTGCTCGCATGTCTATGGGAAAGGTTACTTTAGTACCCATCATTTTGTGCCATTTCCGTTTACTCATACATATTTTAGTTCTGTGATGTGGATGAGTATTCTCTTGTTGCTCGCTTAGTCACATTTTCTGTCATATGGCAATTGACATCTTAAGCATATAAAAGATATTGGTCTTAGATGCTTCCACTTGTATATTAATTCTTGTTCTATGAACTTCACTTTGGCAGTGGTTGACACGAAGACAAGCCCACCTAGTGCGTGCTCATCAGGGAATTCCTGTTTCAGAATATGGGGTATACTTGAAATTTTATAGCATGTGgcagattatttatgtttttctgtTTTCAAGTTCAGCTATCAATGCATTGATTAGTTCctttattccaaaattttgatcaCTGAAGTGTGTTATTGAACTAGTTATCGAAATATAATTTGATGCAATGGTTTTACGTGATGGTTAATCTAATGTGCTTAAAGattcatctctttttttttttaatgctattTTTCCACTTCatgttaaatattaatatttcgTGGTTTGGTTATCATTATAGTCCTTCTCAATTTTGTTGGATAACAGCAATATAATTCTTTGAACAAGTACCTTGCCTGCTCAAATCTGGATGTAGTTGCTGTGATTAGTGCCAAAGAAGTTTTGTATTTTACATTACTTCTGTTTAATAATGCTTGGATTAAACCTCTTACTGTGATCCAGGTTTTGGTTGACATGATCCGAGTACCAGATTGGGCATTTGAGGCTGCAGGTCAAGAGATGAGAGGAATTGGGCAAGATGCAGCAGCATACCATCCTGGACTTTATTTGACTGCAGCTCAGGTAATTACTGCATCACCAAGAGCTagaattgattattttccttgttttaatttgattgttgCACTTACTGAATAAGTGAGATAACCAAGAAGGTTTCCTTACAATGTCTTTCTAAAAATTCGTATACTATATTTACTGTAGCAGTTAAATATGAACTGAAGACATTGACTGACTTTCTTAACACAGTCAAAACTTAATCCAAATTTGGGAAgttatgattatgtttttgtgtttgtttgtaAGTGGTTGTCTGGTATAAGacatttttcattattctttctttcaatagATGGGACAATTCTTTAGTTACATATGAGGGTGTATTAGTTGTCatacttgtttcttttttttttaattacaattctGTTTATTCTGAAGTTTTTTTTCAGATGTTTTAATCTTACAGTTTGTTTTATAAGTTCTGGATCCTGATGTTGTACAGAGAGAAGCAGTGGAGGCACTCATTCAGGAACTTCCAAAATTTAGGTTAAAGGCTGTTCCAATTGATTGTAGTGAGTGTCCCATCTGCTTGGAAGAGTTTCATGTGGGAAATGAGGTCAGATTTCTTGTATTCTTCATCTAAATGCTCGAGATTTTACATGCCTTAAATATTCATCaggtttagaatttttttctgtttacaATGCAATACTTCTTTACTGGTTTCCAACTGTCTGGAGTTGTCTAGCCTTTGATGCCTTGTAGCTCCATATGGTGCCATTAATTGTGATTGTCatgttaaaaattgtatttctcaagttttcactgGTTAGAAGATAGCCTCATGTAAAATTCTCATCTACTTTTTGGGATTTTTTATCTTGCTTTGCAATTGGTAGAGTCCTCGGAAGAAGTAGACATTAAGTTCTATTGTTAAAACTTAAGAGTTGCAGCTATAAACCTGCATGTGCAGTAGCAGTGGAAAGTAGATGTAAAAGTATAGAAATGTGGAGATGCAAGTCAACAGTCTTTTTTGCAAAACTTTTTATACACATTGTTatcttttaaagtttatatcacCGCCTTAGTGGATGTCTAATGTAATTCTTTCAATATAATTGTATGTTTCCtatccaaaaaaaatttaatgtgcACATAATCATATGTTTCTTTCTGGAATTGGTGCAGGTTCGTGGCTTGCCTTGTGCTCATAATTTTCATATAGAGTGCATTGATGAGTGGCTTAGATTGAATGTGAAGTGTCCTAGGTGCCGTTGCTCAGTCTTCCCAAACCTTGACCTTAGTGCCTTGTCCAATCTCCGCACTACTGATTCTGAACGGTCATCAGCCAGTGTTGTGATAGCTAGTCAATCTATAAGAACCCAGCCTTCTAGCCAGAGCTATCTGGTGACGCTGCAGGGTCTACTCTGCCCAGTCCATACAGAAAATGCAGGATCGCCCAGTGATGCGGCAGATATTGCTTTTGAAACTATGAGAATAGGGTAATGTCTCAAGCAACTCAAAATCAGACAGGCATGGAGCCATTTGCTTCTGTTGAACGCGTGTTTGTTGGTCAAGGCACCCCACTCAGACATTGAACTATTTCTCAGATTCTCGCTGACAATTTTTGCTGCATAGTCTTCTAACCGCAAGCTGCAAGAAGTGAAACAACATTGTCCATGGCCATTGTGTAATGCTAGGAGTGGTCAATGGTTGTAGGAAAGATTTATGAGTTTACCCATTGGAGTATGGTTTATGACACCTTCTGTTCTTTTGATAAACCAATGGAAACTAGATTTTCAGCTGAATGGATGAAGCCCCAGCCTGGACACCAATCCGGACAGCGGCAAAATCCATTTGAATTCTGGGCTAATGTTTACAATTCATTCATGTGAGCAATGTATCTAGTTAATTacttagaaaatatattataatataaataaataattttaaataaaaaataaaattatactcaataatacgataatatatttattcatagTATTGCTTAAACGAGAAAATGTGGAATCTATGGGGTTAATATAACGAGGATCAGTTGTGAGGAGAGTTGGGAGAACTAAAATGAATTATGAATGGCGGCTGTGGAATACTTGTAATGATTTCTTGCCATTCATTAGAGAATTTGTGAGtgcctaattttttttttaattttggaatttggtttattatagatttaataaattattgataaattaaaattgtattcatACGTGCTCGAAAATTAACACTTGcatttaaattttaaccatgcttttaataatttaatgggAAAAGACttgtaattgattattaaatttctgtataaataaaaaatatataaacaaagagaTTTTTATAGGCCAGTAATTGAAACGGGTCTAAATATTGTATTGAAGCCAGAACTTATCTAGCGACCCTATCCATATTCCAAACAACAGAAAACTGAAAGAGAGAGATGATGGTTGCAAATAATGGTTTGGGAATGAATATGAATATCTTTCATACAATTTCGGCACCCCAATTGAGCCCTTTCCATTTCTCAGCCAAGAAATTTAACAGTTCGAGTTTTGTTTTGGGCTGTTGGAGTTCGAGTTTCGCTTCATTTTCCAGATACAAGAACTCTAAGAACTTAAAATCTTTCTGTTGTCTCTGCAGCAGtagtaacaataataataatgctaaTAATAACTCTTCTTCTTGTTTGGATTGGGATTGGAATCGATGGACTCGCCACTTCTCTGAAATCGAACAAGCTGAGAGCTATGCCTCTGTTCTAaaggtacttttttttttcttcaatccTTTGGTTTCTATATGTTTTTCTGTGCcttttttgtttgttctttaATCTTTGAATCTCAGTTTGCATGTTTCATACACGTTAATTACTGATAGTTTTGTGCATTTTATTTGTTGATATCAGCACTTCATTCAAACCGAGCAGACTAGATATGGCCACATGGAAATTGTAAAAATGATTAATTGGTCTAAGATAATTAGACTCTAAGTCTAAACCAGATTGAAAGatacaattttgtttttcctttttaaaccAGAATGAATTGTTCTGCTTTGTAGTTTCAACTTGAAGATGCAATTGAGAATGAAGACTTCCAAGGAGCTGCCAAGTTGAAAAAGGCAATTGCAGAAGCTACTTCAAAGGATACTGTAGCAGAAATAATGTCTCAGTTGAAGGTTTGACCTGTGAAGTAGCCCCTTGAAGTAATCACCAACCGCATACTGATTTTTTTCTTACCTTGATCTGCTGTTTTTTTTCAGATGGCAATAGATGAAGAGCGCTACAATGATGCTTCTAGATTGTGTAGAGATACAGGAAGTGGACTGGTAATTTTCTGAACCTTCACTTGGTACCATTAGgttaaaaagatttattaacTTGAAGACAATTCAAGAGTAGATACTTTAGAACaaagattatttttcttcttacagAAAAACATTATTCTGGATGAATTACTGTGGCATTAGATTTTTTTCAGCGCCATATTTTACCTCATTTTTCTATGCTGGAACTCAATTATTGGTTAAATGAAGGTAGATTGGGTGTTCATTTTTCTCATAGAATTTGTTGGGTGGCTGTTGGCCTTAGAGGAATGTAATGAATAGATTATCCATCCAATATCTTGACACTCTTTGTTTGTTATGGTGACTATTGATGCCATTAGTTTTTCTTACTGCTTTGGTTGAGTATATTGTGATATGGGTTTCTTAAAGCTGACCTGTGAATGTGGCtacttaaaatgtttaatatacCTCTATTGTTGTTTTGGCAGGTTGGCTGGTGGGTGGGCTACTCCAAGGATTTGGATGATCCATTTGGCAGATTGGTACACATAACACCTGGAGTTGGCAGATTTGTTGCAAGGAATTACAGCCCAAGGTATGAATCCTTTGTCATTTTATGTAAAGTTTGACATCACCAAGTGTGTGCCAGTAATTATAGTTTGCTACAGACAGTTGGTCACTGCATCCCCTGGAACTCCACTATTTGAAATCTTTGTGGTCAAAGATAATGAGGAATCCTATGTGATGCAGGTAAAgttcaaaaaatccttcaaagatAATAGTTTCTGATGCCTAAAAAGATGTAAACATTTGAATGCGATATTATCTGTTGGCAGGTAGTATATTTGCACCGAGCAAAGGGAAGTTCAACAAACTCTGCAAGTTCACCTTCCAAGTCCACTAAAATTCCATCAACTTCTGAAGTTGATAATTCCTCTGTTGTAGATGTTCAAGGAACTGAAGTTAAGGCAGAGAGAATTGATGACAAGGGCATAAATATTGAGGGAGCAACTGAGGAAGGGATAAAAAGtgttataaattttcttaaagaaaaaattccAGGACTCAAAGTGAAAGTTATGAACATTGATGTTACTGAGGAAGTGATGGATGGTACTGACTCTGTGAAGCAGTTGATGCAAGATGATGAGGAGAAAGGATCTAGAGAGGATTTGGCAGGTGAAACTGATAACTTGGAAGAGATTCAACCTGATGGGGTGGCTCTTGAAGCAGGTAGTGATTCCTCAGAAGATGGAAAGGATTTGGATACAAAACTTTTTATTGGTGGAGTTGTACATAATAATGAGGATATTCCTTCCAAGGATGATTATGTGCGTCGTCTGCCGGCTGATGTTACAGATATGGAGAGAGATTCGTTTGTACTTCATGTTCCTAGGAGAAGTCTTGATTATGATAATGGAGAAAGTAACTTGTCAAAAGTGAAAGTAGCTGCTATAGTAGCTCAAGGTGTTTCAGAACTTATGCCTTCTGAAATAGCCAAGGCATTTTGGAGTTCAGAAAAGGCTTCATCAAaggtaaaaatttgaattttatccGTTAAATTGAAGAAGTTGGGTTATTTACAAGTTTTTCTTATATCCATTCAACACTGATTTACTTCTAGTTGGTACCATTGGTGAGGCTCTTTAATGAATATGGGTACAAGCAAGAGTTTGTTGAATCATAGACAGACTTTCAATTCCCATAATCTCATTATCTGGtgcatataaatatacaaaaaataattactttCCTATGAACTTTCTTGGTTTCCTGTCAAGGTTTTAAATGCTCCAGCATCAGAATGGTTCATCTCAGAGTAATAGGAAAActgagaatattttatttttctgtaattCTTGGTAACAGTTTGGTAAGTCAAATTCTTATAATGGGTTGATATTCATTTACTAATTTGGAAACTTTTTTGTAGTGTATACTCATGGTTTTATTCATAGCTCCACCATTGGGAGTTTGTGCTGCTTGTGATTGTGATAATGCTTTTCTTGACAGTAACTAGGTTATTTGTTAACTTTTCTTAGGTCTCTAGAGATGTACGTGAAATTGTGAAACTTGCTGTCAGTCAGGCACAGAGGCAGAGCAGACTACCTGAATATACAACTTTTAGTCGAATTAGCACTTCTGAAGGCAACATAGATCCATTTGAAGGTGAGCATGATTGCATGCACAAGTATACACTCACACACATTCAAACACGCAGGTATCATCTTTtccaatatataaatttgagatCTACTTGTTGACATGTAGGACTGTATGTTGGTGCATTTGGCCCTTATGGCACTGAAGTTGTGCAGTTAAGGCGCAAATATGGTCAGTGGAATGGGGAGGATGGCAAGTCTTCAGATGTTGAGTTTTTTGAATTTGTGGAGGCAACAAAATTGACTGGGGACCTCAATGTTCCTGCTGGCCAGGTTTGTACCCTATATAATAACTTGGTATTTGTTCTGGTTTTTGAGTTcgattattttagtttaattctcATGCAATGagaagtttgaattaatcaaaacccttTTGGATCTTAGGTGACATTTCGCGCCAAAATTGGGAAAGGCAGTCGCTTTGCAAACCGTGGGAAATATCCAGATGAACTGGGAGTGGTAATACTTAGTGCCCCcaatctttttctcttcttcaacaCACTATTTTCTCTCCACATAAgcattaaaaatatgtattaattttggCAAATCCCACACCCATGTCCATTTCATCATGTGGTTGAACATAGACGATTCCAACATTCTAATCGCCTATACGACATTGTCcttaaaaaagagaaatgtgACTATGTGACATTGTTGTCACCTTGTTTATGCCCTTTTCTCATAAACACGTTTGTAAGTATAAcataaagttatattcattttcatttgaaatgTAAATTTAGCAATTGAGGcactaaatttaatttcaaaccCATTGTTAacttatatgtgtgtgtgtgtgtgaagtAGATAAAATTGCTTATAACTAGTGAGTCACCAGTTAAAATGCagtgaattattattatataggaCACTCCGTTTGGCGCCATCAGTTTTGTTGGATTAGGCTGTTAAGTTAAATGATTAATTGTaaaacctcttttttttttttttccaggttGCAAGTTACAGTGGCCAAGGAAGAATAGCAGAATTTGGGTTCCGAAATCCCAAATGGGTTGATGGTGAACTGCTTCAACTTAATGGGAAGGTAGGTAGACTATATTGCCCAGGATATTTTATTGCCTTTATTTTCTGTATGAAGATCTTATGAGGAAGTACAACTCATTTTAATTTGGCTGCATCTTTAGGATgtattttcaaagaatttctttttaatCCCTGTTATGGTTTTCTGTAGGGCATAGGACCATATGTCAAAGGTGCAGATCTTGGTTTCCTTTACATTGTCCCTGAGCAAAGTTTCCTTGTGTTGTTTAACCGATTAAAGTTACCCAACTGAGCCATCtagttaatttttcattaacctGTTATATAACGGCAAGAGACTAAGCATCCAAAACTGGACATGAGTTGGTTTGTATACTGTGAATGAGGAGAATGAGAGTTGTTATCATACCTTTGATGTTTGTAA
Above is a genomic segment from Mangifera indica cultivar Alphonso chromosome 3, CATAS_Mindica_2.1, whole genome shotgun sequence containing:
- the LOC123210379 gene encoding E3 ubiquitin-protein ligase SIS3-like isoform X1 — encoded protein: MAIRGVYFKWYDGVFLSMLATSVIIVAINWKGYHLCTYPLHIWIMVDYTTVFFFRLLMFVDNGLAAGMGLDFGWQQRYARFCGRVVVLSILSLMLYPFLWAWTIVGTLWFTHARNCLPETGQKWGFLIWLVFSYCGLLCIARMSMGKWLTRRQAHLVRAHQGIPVSEYGVLVDMIRVPDWAFEAAGQEMRGIGQDAAAYHPGLYLTAAQREAVEALIQELPKFRLKAVPIDCSECPICLEEFHVGNEVRGLPCAHNFHIECIDEWLRLNVKCPRCRCSVFPNLDLSALSNLRTTDSERSSASVVIASQSIRTQPSSQSYLVTLQGLLCPVHTENAGSPSDAADIAFETMRIG
- the LOC123210379 gene encoding E3 ubiquitin-protein ligase SIS3-like isoform X2; translated protein: MGLDFGWQQRYARFCGRVVVLSILSLMLYPFLWAWTIVGTLWFTHARNCLPETGQKWGFLIWLVFSYCGLLCIARMSMGKWLTRRQAHLVRAHQGIPVSEYGVLVDMIRVPDWAFEAAGQEMRGIGQDAAAYHPGLYLTAAQREAVEALIQELPKFRLKAVPIDCSECPICLEEFHVGNEVRGLPCAHNFHIECIDEWLRLNVKCPRCRCSVFPNLDLSALSNLRTTDSERSSASVVIASQSIRTQPSSQSYLVTLQGLLCPVHTENAGSPSDAADIAFETMRIG
- the LOC123212367 gene encoding protein EXECUTER 2, chloroplastic-like, translating into MMVANNGLGMNMNIFHTISAPQLSPFHFSAKKFNSSSFVLGCWSSSFASFSRYKNSKNLKSFCCLCSSSNNNNNANNNSSSCLDWDWNRWTRHFSEIEQAESYASVLKFQLEDAIENEDFQGAAKLKKAIAEATSKDTVAEIMSQLKMAIDEERYNDASRLCRDTGSGLVGWWVGYSKDLDDPFGRLVHITPGVGRFVARNYSPRQLVTASPGTPLFEIFVVKDNEESYVMQVVYLHRAKGSSTNSASSPSKSTKIPSTSEVDNSSVVDVQGTEVKAERIDDKGINIEGATEEGIKSVINFLKEKIPGLKVKVMNIDVTEEVMDGTDSVKQLMQDDEEKGSREDLAGETDNLEEIQPDGVALEAGSDSSEDGKDLDTKLFIGGVVHNNEDIPSKDDYVRRLPADVTDMERDSFVLHVPRRSLDYDNGESNLSKVKVAAIVAQGVSELMPSEIAKAFWSSEKASSKVSRDVREIVKLAVSQAQRQSRLPEYTTFSRISTSEGNIDPFEGLYVGAFGPYGTEVVQLRRKYGQWNGEDGKSSDVEFFEFVEATKLTGDLNVPAGQVTFRAKIGKGSRFANRGKYPDELGVVASYSGQGRIAEFGFRNPKWVDGELLQLNGKGIGPYVKGADLGFLYIVPEQSFLVLFNRLKLPN